One window of the Populus nigra chromosome 4, ddPopNigr1.1, whole genome shotgun sequence genome contains the following:
- the LOC133692195 gene encoding uncharacterized protein LOC133692195 isoform X2 — MVQTRPHRYVKDQRIATTAMDPRSSYFHHTKYANPPSPTLPLLPPPPPPYRNNLSFHHHINFLAPPPPPPQQLRPPQTPQFSPRNPQFSYNHSPNHPQIHDNYHHQLSHHDLPHFTQLPRVSHQFNDERLPPRRLPESDHRVHEPRPDFRVLRNDRQTRHELEGNPNPNSRLIQDRNIVIDRESEHYHIRGEFGSNSDRSSAGDFRTVSNQVRGFESNSGNYENRRRLNYDYHDKGSENQSWFRDREVVREPRDSSIEFGSNEIGDGETRIATGKREHYRSREGNLEVERHGGKRSREGSYEFKRTPRKQVQKKSALLRIQQPSYRNREDERLPYSGYVDDTKSSSFRGKDQESGFFRGKDKDKVIHTDRGMGEGEREGSPVELDVSFKSNSLVAKAILTPSSTTVGASETILTPRNSKVRKVLVPAKDKDSINSSMNKPSKVAVEVGKGASVASKASSSDKDLKKSREGVIASGITNVRDSSSPPLKNRVEMPMKRTVAVRIGTPGKISSLSGKKKKVVKRVVKKVVSHNSTLSSSQPTKTRDEPVKADSFAHTPAEPRDTDKAATVADVNSQPCPIEATVIPENERMERFEKFMESGQAGAGAYSGNLFAYNSSGKKSCSRSPLGSSNHNETKFGESFVNGDCAKALHAIPNIDNSLTKSLDEIISSDIGGVEDVSNQPCQNGDSCLLENNAVRGSLKVMNSIEGNTDFGLLSIEKTIIHEDPMYSCIPVMGLDVASINSQQRITVSDKGTSDIGCKEPCRNQGSPLAESGITDFLQGASFPVGSNEIFAVSISEETGSQNAVIRLNQGVGTILGSPNCFTNVEEIDISGHGTGDGMGEELSQDGAAKTLESEPIRGSLDTKVSTSGGEDEANDIKKNDKKIEMPQSDLSRTDVPDMHLEPANMVTSTTAHWVDTTLRLCFEDDGTATCTFSGAQFVDAGSQSCSNVVSVLHEGSLTDVSAAKVSVRSSADVGQRGVSQRNEKNRKSSAPQLELCSPVESDADEGPVFAGNSTSGMEVPSNSGDSLTLPKGEVVVSDMDSLCTSDLLLAQKGIALLENGSAGEHLSSVASIKDAFEVDGLKDVQSHLSVEELAVKKVQSHSLFVSVGEDIINTIPVVVGGRNQNDSMDIDAVEGAKVDIDAAEEQVGTESVTDHCQIPSKLQTRYLDENMPSIDVDDGGFHGAKNDSPCMSNNPSSFGDGFGVSLTNSGDELMENVPETLSDRGSPETLPDVMGTSLSKNSVEKIHENDDKIAAERPVINVCSDSSMSISSSQNAKVVLNLDHAVERDQLLTGKTGHLPSQDSKITTQMPNAKSGDLYGKKNQSSHPISKIYSGRSSFVFSASKSSASSSRISKTRTWHRNDNCSDSAPPPNKAFSSTVPAQRQFPRKGDKSQRTSYIRKGNSLVRKPTSVAQSPGPHALSSSVYQLNSSGTDEPKKSAGSDSRIDLADPLNVLRTGGMDASFEKPRTPSLSSVSKISNRASNSFGGRASSPLAEHLHSLCTETVTVPAKLLESNDVPKSSDDVLKISGSPITQNSQISNLECHSDPNDGNTVALVNGKSLTYVKRKSNQLVASSNPCASSVQNAHNTSSDSYYKRRKNQLIRTSLESQIKQTASIPDESLNSEGQTALNSFSRNFSKRRLRKVVTKTCKPSKLSLVWTLHGAQLSKNDGDSSHCGKVLPHLFPWKRATYRRSSLPNSSSISDHSSLSTIGYNNWKLLLLRKRNTEYTRSKHGFSLRKSKVLSVGGSSLKWSKSIEKHSKKANEEATLAVAAAERKKREQRGAAHVACPTKSRNISRKFTQRERIFRVGSVRYKMDSSRQTLQRISDDESSCAGALQKEKDAKKLYIPRRLMIGKDEYVRIGNGNQLIRDPKKRTRILASEKVQWSLHTARSRLARKRKYCQFFTRFGKCNKDDGKCPFIHDSSKIAVCTKFLNGLCFNPDCKLTHKVIPERMPDCSYFLQGLCTNKNCPYRHVHVNPNASTCEGFLRGYCADGNECLKKHSYVCPSFEAIGSCPQGSKCKLHHPKNRTKEKKSKRSRENNAQGRYFGLMHINATKTRNAVPGKLYVQDNDTICFKGIADYISLDVSDEEVVENNNPGDLHTAFGDSDPLNLQLGDLDKLIKPVRIMNI, encoded by the exons ATGGTCCAAACGCGGCCACACAGATACGTCAAAGATCAAAGAATAGCTACCACCGCTATGGATCCTCGATCTTCCTATTTCCATCACACAAAGTACGCCAATCCTCCTTCTCCTACTCTTCCTCTTCTcccccctccccctcctccTTACCGTAACAACCTTAGTTTTCATCACCATATCAACTTCCTTGCACCACCGCCGCCACCTCCACAACAACTCCGTCCACCACAAACACCACAATTCTCCCCTCGGAACCCTCAATTCTCCTATAACCATAGCCCTAATCACCCCCAAATTCACGATAACTATCACCACCAGCTGTCGCACCATGACCTCCCTCACTTCACTCAATTGCCTAGGGTTTCTCATCAATTCAACGACGAGCGTCTGCCGCCGCGTCGTTTACCCGAATCCGACCACCGTGTTCATGAACCCCGACCTGATTTTAGGGTTCTGCGTAATGATCGGCAAACTAGGCATGAATTGGAAGGTAATCCCAATCCTAATTCTAGACTTATTCAGGACCGTAATATCGTGATTGATCGTGAGAGCGAGCATTATCATATTCGTGGTGAATTTGGATCGAATTCTGATAGATCTTCTGCTGGCGATTTTCGAACTGTATCGAATCAAGTGAGGGGTTTTGAGTCAAATTCGGGGAATTATGAGAATAGACGTCGTTTGAATTATGATTATCATGATAAGGGGAGTGAGAATCAGAGTTGGTTTCGTGATAGAGAGGTCGTGAGAGAACCGCGTGATTCATCGATTGAATTTGGTAGTAATGAGATTGGTGATGGTGAAACTAGGATTGCTACTGGGAAACGTGAGCATTATAGGAGTAGAGAAGGGAATTTGGAGGTGGAAAGGCATGGTGGTAAAAGAAGTAGAGAGGGTAGTTATGAGTTCAAGAGGACTCCTAGGAAGCAGGTACAGAAAAAGAGTGCTCTACTTAGGATTCAACAGCCTAGTTACAGGAACAGAGAGGATGAGAGATTGCCTTACTCAGGTTATGTTGATGATACCAAATCTAGTTCTTTTAGAGGTAAAGATCAGGAATCTGGTTTTTTTAGAGGTAAAGATAAAGATAAGGTTATACACACAGATCGTGGGATGGGAGAGGGAGAAAGAGAGGGAAGCCCAGTAGAGCTTGATGTGTCTTTTAAGTCTAATTCATTGGTAGCCAAGGCAATTTTGACGCCTTCTTCAACTACAGTGGGTGCTTCTGAAACGATTTTGACACCTAGGAATAGTAAAGTTAGGAAAGTGCTGGTCCCTGCTAAGGATAAGGACAGTATTAATTCATCAATGAATAAACCCAGCAAGGTTGCAGTAGAAGTGGGCAAAGGTGCAAGTGTTGCAAGTAAAGCTTCCAGTTCTGACAAGGATCTAAAGAAGTCCAGAGAGGGAGTTATAGCTTCTGGTATTACTAATGTGCGAGATAGTAGTTCACCGCCTCTAAAGAATAGAGTGGAGATGCCTATGAAGAGGACTGTGGCTGTTAGAATTGGAACGCCTGGGAAAATATCTTCACTCagtggaaagaagaaaaaagttgtcAAGAGAGTAGTGAAGAAAGTTGTAAGCCATAATTCAACTTTATCTAGTTCACAACCAACAAAAACTCGTGATGAACCTGTGAAAGCAGATAGCTTTGCCCATACTCCAGCTGAGCCCCGTGACACTGACAAGGCTGCAACTGTGGCTGATGTTAATTCACAGCCTTGTCCAATTGAAGCTACAGTGATACCTGAGAATGAGAGGATGGAGAGATTTGAAAAGTTTATGGAATCAGGGCAGGCTGGTGCCGGAGCATATTCTGGCAATTTATTTGCATATAATAGCAGTGGAAAGAAGAGCTGCTCACGTTCTCCCTTGGGCTCTTCAAATCACAACGAAACCAAATTTGGTGAGAGTTTTGTAAATGGTGATTGTGCCAAAGCCTTGCATGCTATCCCAAATATTGACAACAGTTTAACAAAATCTCTGGATGAAATTATTAGCTCTGATATTGGTGGTGTTGAAGATGTCAGCAACCAGCCTTGTCAGAATGGAGATTCTTGCTTACTTGAGAACAATGCAGTGAGGGGATCTCTCAAGGTTATGAATTCTATTGAGGGCAATACTGATTTTGGTTTATTAAGTATAGAAAAAACGATAATTCATGAGGATCCTATGTATTCATGTATCCCTGTGATGGGTTTAGATGTTGCTTCAATCAACTCACAACAGAGAATTACGGTTTCTGACAAGGGGACATCTGATATTGGTTGCAAGGAACCCTGTAGAAATCAGGGTAGCCCATTAGCTGAGAGTGGCATCACTGATTTCCTTCAGGGTGCTAGTTTCCCTGTAGGAAGCAATGAAATTTTCGCTGTATCCATTTCAGAGGAAACAGGAAGTCAGAATGCTGTCATACGCCTCAATCAGGGAGTAGGGACCATTTTGGGTTCACCAAACTGCTTTACTAATGTAGAAGAAATTGATATCTCCGGCCATGGAACTGGTGATGGTATGGGTGAGGAGCTATCTCAAGATGGGGCTGCTAAAACATTGGAGAGTGAACCCATCAGAGGTTCTCTAGACACCAAGGTTTCTACAAGTGGCGGCGAGGACGAGGCAAATGACATTAAGAAGaacgataaaaaaattgaaatgccTCAGTCAGATTTATCAAGGACAGATGTACCTGACATGCATTTGGAGCCTGCAAATATGGTCACCAGTACCACTGCACATTGGGTGGACACAACTTTGAGATTATGTTTTGAAGATGATGGTACAGCTACGTGTACATTTTCTGGTGCTCAATTTGTGGATGCTGGCTCACAATCTTGTAGTAATGTTGTCAGTGTTCTTCATGAGGGCAGTTTAACAGATGTTTCAGCGGCTAAGGTTTCTGTCAGGAGTAGTGCTGATGTTGGTCAAAGAGGGGTATCACAAAGGAATGAAAAGAATAGAAAGTCCTCAGCTCCTCAACTGGAATTGTGTTCTCCAGTAGAATCTGATGCTGATGAGGGACCTGTATTTGCAGGTAACTCTACATCAGGTATGGAAGTGCCATCCAATTCTGGTGATAGTCTAACACTGCCAAAAGGGGAAGTTGTAGTGTCTGATATGGATTCTCTGTGTACTTCTGATTTGCTATTGGCGCAGAAGGGGATCGCGTTGCTTGAAAATGGTTCAGCAGGGGAGCATTTAAGCTCTGTGGCTTCTATCAAAGATGCATTTGAAGTTGATGGTCTAAAAGATGTTCAATCTCATTTGTCTGTTGAGGAACTGGCAGTTAAAAAAGTGCAATCACATAGTCTATTTGTATCGGTAGGCGAGGACATCATAAACACCATTCCAGTTGTGGTTGGAGGTAGGAATCAAAATGATTCCATGGATATTGATGCTGTTGAGGGAGCCAAAGTGGACATTGATGCTGCAGAAGAGCAAGTTGGTACTGAGAGTGTGACTGATCATTGCCAAATCCCTTCAAAACTTCAGACCCGGTACTTGGATGAAAATATGCCCAGTATAGATGTGGATGATGGCGGGTTTCATGGTGCAAAGAATGATTCGCCTTGTATGTCAAACAATCCATCTTCATTTGGAGATGGCTTTGGAGTTTCCTTAACCAATTCCGGTGATGAACTTATGGAGAATGTACCTGAGACACTGTCTGATAGGGGTTCTCCAGAAACTTTGCCTGATGTCATGGGCACATCCCTCAGCAAAAATTCAGTTGAAAAGATTCATGAGAATGATGATAAAATTGCAGCTGAGAGGCCTGTAATCAATGTTTGTTCTGACTCATCTATGAGTATTTCAAGTTCACAAAATGCTaaagttgttttaaatttggatCATGCAGTGGAACGTGATCAGTTGTTGACTGGGAAGACAGGGCATTTGCCTTCACAGGATTCCAAAATTACAACTCAGATGCCAAATGCCAAGAGTGGGGATTTATATGGAAAGAAGAACCAAAGTAGTCATCCTATTTCTAAGATTTATTCAGGTCgctcatcttttgttttttctgctTCAAAGAGTTCAGCTTCTTCATCTCGCATCTCAAAAACTCGAACATGGCATCGAAATGATAATTGCTCTGATTCTGCTCCGCCACCAAACAAGGCTTTCTCGAGCACTGTTCCTGCGCAAAGGCAATTTCCTAGAAAAGGCGATAAGTCCCAGCGCACCTCTTACATTCGCAAGGGTAACAGTCTTGTCAGAAAACCTACTTCAGTTGCTCAATCCCCAGGTCCCCATGCTTTGAGTTCTTCTGTATATCAGCTCAACTCTTCTGGTACTGATGAACCAAAGAAGAGTGCTGGCTCTGACAGTAGAATTGATCTTGCTGATCCTCTCAATGTTTTGAGAACAGGAGGAATGGATGCTTCTTTTGAGAAACCGAGAACACCTTCACTATCTAGTGTCTCTAAAATATCAAATCGAGCAAGCAACTCTTTCGGGGGTCGTGCATCTTCACCATTAGCTGAACATCTTCACTCTCTTTGTACTGAAACCGTAACGGTCCCAGCAAAATTGTTGGAAAGCAATGACGTTCCAAAGTCTTCTGATGATGTGTTGAAAATTTCAGGATCTCCAATTACTCAAAATAGCCAAATTAGTAATTTGGAATGTCACAGTGATCCAAATGATGGGAATACCGTGGCTTTAGTAAATGGCAAGAGCCTAACATATGTTAAGCGAAAATCAAATCAGTTGGTTGCATCTTCAAATCCTTGCGCGTCTTCTGTTCAAAATGCTCATAACACATCATCTGATAGCTATTACAAGAGGAGGAAAAATCAGCTAATTAGGACTTCACTGGAAAGTCAGATCAAGCAGACAGCCAGCATCCCTGATGAAAGTTTAAATTCAGAGGGACAGACTGCTCTTAACTCTTTCAGCAGAAATTTTAGTAAGAGACGACTGCGTAAAG TTGTGACAAAGACTTGTAAACCTTCTAAGTTGTCTTTAGTCTGGACACTGCATGGTGCACAGTTATCAAAGAATGATGGTGATTCGTCGCATTGTGGGAAGGTCTTGCCTCATTTGTTTCCCTGGAAAAGAGCAACCTATAGGAGAAGTTCCTTGCCAAATTCGTCTTCCATTTCTGATCATAGTTCCTTATCTACAATTGGGTACAATAACTG GAAATTGCTACTTTTAAGAAAGAGGAATACAGAGTACACGAGGTCAAAACATGGATTTTCACTTAGAAAATCCAAGGTATTAAGTGTTGGTGGGTCTAGTTTAAAATGGTCAAAATCCATTGAAAAGCACTCAAAGAAAGCCAATGAG GAAGCTACCCTGGCTGTTGCTGCagcagagagaaagaaaagggaacaGAGAGGTGCTGCACACGTTGCTTGTCCAACAAAGAGTAGAAACATTTCTCGTAAGTTTACTCAAA GAGAACGCATTTTCCGTGTTGGTTCAGTACGCTACAAAATGGATTCTTCAAGGCAGACTCTTCAGAGGATATCAG ATGATGAGTCATCGTGCGCCGGAGcccttcaaaaagaaaaggatgccaAGAAGCTGTATATTCCTAGGAGATTAATGATTGGGAAAGATGA ATATGTTCGAATTGGCAATGGTAACCAGCTCATAAGAGATCCCAAGAAGCGAACTCGCATTTTGGCCAGTGAAAAAGTACAATGGAGTTTGCACACTGCAAGATCACGATTGGCCAGAAAGCGAAAGTACTGTCAATTTTTCACAAGATTTGGAAAATGCAACAAAGATGATGGGAAATGTCCTTTCATTCATGATTCCTCCAAAATTGCTGTCTGCACAAAGTTTTTGAATGGTTTATGTTTCAATCCTGACTGCAAATTGACTCATAAG GTCATTCCTGAAAGGATGCCTGATTGTTCTTACTTTTTGCAAG GCCTTTGTACCAATAAAAACTGCCCTTATAGACACGTGCATGTCAACCCAAATGCTTCTACCTGCGAGGGATTTCTCAGGGGCTATTGTGCTGATGGGAATGAG TGTCTGAAGAAGCACAGCTATGTCTGCCCCTCCTTTGAAGCAATAGGATCCTGTCCTCAAGGATCCAAATGCAAGCTACACCACCCCAAAAACAGAacgaaggaaaagaaaagcaagcgATCACGAGAGAACAATGCACAAGGGCGATATTTTGGCTTGATGCACATCAATGCCACTAAGACGAGAAATGCAGTGCCTGGAAAGCTCTATGTGCAAGATAATGATACCATTTGTTTTAAAGGAATTGCTGATTATATCAGCCTTGATGTTAGTGATGAAGAGGTGGTAGAAAATAACAATCCAGGTGATCTGCATACAGCATTCGGTGATAGTGACCCCTTGAACTTGCAATTAGGTGATCTTGATAAGTTAATTAAACCAGTCCGTATAATGAACATCTAA